The segment ACCTGTCGCTGAACATCTCCCGGGAGATCCTGCAGCAGGACCGGCACATCCAGATGATCCGGCGCCGCCTGGTCAAGAAGGTCCTGTCCACCATCAAGGACCTGATGACCGGCAACCCGGAGAAGTACGCGACGTTCTGGCGCGAGTTCGGCCGGGCGGTCAAGGAGGGCCTGCTCGCCGAGCCGGACAACCACAAGCCGATCCTGGAGATCGCGTCGTTCGCCACCACGCACGGCACCGAGCCGACGACGCTCGCCGCCTATGTGGAGCGGATGAAGGAGGGCCAGGAGGAGATCTACTTCCTGACCGGCGAGAGCCGCTCCCAGGTGGAGAACTCGCCGCACATGGAAGCCTTCCAGGCCGAGGGCTACGAGGTGCTGATCCTCACCGACCCGGTCGACGAGATCTGGGTCGACGCGGTGCCCGACTACGAGGGCAAGAAGCTGCGCTCGATCGCCCGCGGCTCGGTCGACCTGAAGAAGGACGAGGAGCAGAAGGAGCCGGAGGGCGACTTCGGTCCGCTGCTCGGCTTCCTCAAGGAGAAGCTGGACGAGCAGGTCAAGGAGGTACGCCTGTCGCACCGCCTGACCACGTCGGCGGCCTGCCTGGTCAGCGACTCCGACGACATCACCCCGGCGCTGGAGAAGATGTACCGGGCGATGGGCCAGGAGGGCCCGCGGGTCAAGCGGATCCTCGAGCTCAACCCGAACCACCCGCTGGTCAGCGGCCTGCGGGCGGCGCACGAGCGGGGCGCCGAGGACCCGGCCCTGCCGGACACGGCCGAGCTGCTCTACGGCACCGCGCTCCTCGCCGAGGGCGGCGACCTGGACGACCCGGCCCGCTTCGCCAAGCTGCTCGCCGACCGTCTGGCCCGCACGGTCTGAGCACCGCGTCCCGGCCCGTCGCCTCACCGGCGGGCCGGGTCAGCGCAGATGTGCCAGCCAGGCGCGCGGTCCGGGGTGTGCCACACGGATGCCGGCGACGCGTATCGCGTACGCAATCGCGGTTTTCAGATCGTCGTTGCCGGCCAGGGCGACGGCGAGCGCGCCGTGGAAGGCGTCGCCGGCGCCCGCGGTGTCCGCGGCCGTGACGCGCGGCACCTCGATCGACCCGGAAGTGGTCGCGTCGCTGAACCAGCGGACCGGGCCGGCGCCGTGCGTGACCACGACATGGGGCGCGGCCACGGCGCGGGCGGTCGACTCGTCGGACTGATCAGCCGCGTCCGGGTGACGGAAGTCCGCTGAGCAGGCCACCACCTCGGCGTACCGGAAGATCTCCGCGAAGATCGGGCGCCAGCTGCCGGCGTCCACCAGCAGGCGCCGCGCGGCACGCGCCGCAGCGGCGGCCAGCACGGGGTGATGTCCGTCCGCCAGCGTCAGGTCCGCTTCCGGCAGACCCCTTTCCGGTACGCGCACCGCACGGTTCCCCGCGTTGCGGCTGACGATGCTGCGTTCTCCCGTTGCGGACAGCACGGTCACCGCGGAGACCGGCGGCGGTTCGGCCGTGTCCGGATCGGCGTCGATCAGGGTGACGCCGTGTGCCGTGAGATCGGCGCGGATCAGATCGCCGAGCGGATGAGCCCCCACGGCCGTGACCAGGGTTACCTCGGCGCCCAGCGCGGCCGCGGTGACGGCGGCGTTGGCTGCCGGACCGCCCGCGGCGACCTCGACCGATGCCGACTGCACCTTCTCGTCCGGGCCGGGCAGCCGCTCGACACGCTGGATCAGGTCGACCGTGGCCAGGCCGACACAGAGGATCCGCACGTCACCCGTTGGACAGGTCGACGAAGAAAGTGCCGATGTTGGTGAAGATGTCGGCAATGCCGTCGCCGAGGCTGCGGGTCACGTCGGCGGCCGGTCCCGGGTTCGTGCCGATCCAGAAGACCAGCAGGAACACCACGATCCAACCGATGACCTTCTTCATCGAGCTCCTCCGCTTACCGGGACGCCATCCAAGATCGTGGCACAGGCCGGCAACGCCGCGCACAGGGCACGCCCAACCCTGATCAATTGCTAGTTGCTTGCTTTTGACAGTTACTCTCATTTCATGGCTACTTTCAGTGGGCGCTGGTACGCGCTCGGAGCGCTCTCCCTCTGCACACTCGCCATCGGTCTGGACAGCACGGTGCTCAGCGTCGCGCTGCCCACCCTGGCCCGGGACCTGGAGGCGTCCACCGGCGACCTCCAGTGGTTCACCAACTCGTACCTGCTGGTGCTGGCCGCCGGACTGCTGCCGGCCGGCATGCTCGGCGACCGGTACGGCCGGAAGAAGTTCCTGCTCGGCGCGCTCGTGCTGTTCGGGGCTGCCTCCCTCGCCTGTGCGTATGCGGAGACGGCCGGACAGCTGACCGCCGCCCGGGCCGTCCTCGGTCTCGGCTCGGCGGTGATCATGGCGTTGATGGGCGCCGTCCTGACCGTTCTGTTCGACGAGCGGGAGCGGCCGCGTGCGCTGTCGATCTGGGTGACGGCGAACGCGTTGGGCGTACCGCTCGGGCCGCTGCTCGGTGGCTGGCTGCTGGACCACTTCCACTGGGGTGCGGTCTTCCTCATCAACCTGCCGCTCGTGGTCCTCGGCCTGATCGCCGTCGCCGTCCTGCTGCCCGAGTCGTACGGCGACCGGCGCCGCCGCTTCGACCTGCTCGGCGTCGTGCTGTCGGCGACCGGGCTGGTCGCGCTCACGTACGGGATCATCGAAGCCGGCGAACGTGGCTGGACCGACCCGCGCGCCCTGCTCACCGTCGCCCTCGGCGTGCTCGCGCTCGGCGCGCTGATCCTCTGGCAGCGGCGTGCCGCCGCGCCGCTGATCGACCTCGAGCTGTTCCGGAACCGGGCGTTCACCGGCGGGACCCTCTTCGCCACGATCGCCGGTTTCGCGTTCTTCGGCCTGCTCTTCGCGTTGCCGCTGCTCTTCCAGGCGGTCGGCGGCGCGGACGCCCTCGGCACCGGGCTGCGCCTGCTCCCGGTGATCGGCGGCCTGCTGGCCGGGGCGCGCGTCGCCGGCCGGCTCACCGCCCGGTTCGGCGCCCGCCCGGTCATCGCGACCGGCTTGGCCGTGATGGCCGCCGCGCTCTTCGCCGGCGCGGCCACCGACGCCGGCACCGGGTACGGCTACGTCGCGGCCTGGATCGCCGTCGCCGGAGTGGGCCTCGGCTTCACCATGCCTCCGTCGATGAACGCGGCGCTCGGCGCGCTCACCCCGGAACGCAGCGGCGTCGGCTCCGGCCTGATCCAGGCGTTACGGCAGGTCGGCAGCGCGATCGGGGTGGCCGTGCTGGGCACCGCGCTGAACTCGGCGTACCGCGGCGCGTTGCCCGCCTCGGCGCCGGACGCGGTCCGGGAAAGCGTCGCGGCCGCACCGCAGTTCGGTGATCCGGCGCTGCTCGACGCGGCCCGCGACGCGTTCGCGCACGGCATGAGCGTCTCGTTGCTGGCGGCCGGCGCGGTGGCGGCGGTCGGGGCGATGCTCGCGCTGGTGGTGCTGCCGCGCTCCCGGCATGACGCGCCTGTGCTGGCAGAATCGGGGGTATGACAGCGCCCCCGACCAGCCTCCGCGAGCGCAAGAAGGCGAAGACCCGCGCCGCGATCCGCGAGCACGCGATGCGGATGTTCGAGGAGCAGGGGTACGCGCAGACCACCGTGGACCAGATCGCCGAAGCGGCCGAGGTCTCCCCGAGCACCTTCTTCCGCTATTTCCCGACCAAAGAGGATGTCGTCCTGGTGGATGACGTCGACGCCGTCCTGATCGAGGGCATCCGCGCCCAGCCCGCCGAGGTGCCGCCGGTCGAAGCGATCCTGCGCGCGATGCGTGCCGTCTTCGCCGACATGAGCCCGGAGACCTGGGAGTTCGAACGGCGGCGGCAGCGGCTGGTGCTGGGCGTGCCCGAGTTGCGCGCCCGGATGCTGCAGCAGATGACCGATGCCATCGACCTGGTCGCCGGCGTGATCGCGGAGCGGGCCGGCCTGCCCGCCGACAACTTCTCGGCCCGGGTGACCGCGGGGGCCGCGGTCGGTGCGATGCTCTCGGTCCTGCCCTCCGGCGGCCAGGTGGACGGCGTCACACCGGCCGATTACCAGCGGCTGGAGACGGCGCTGACCCTGCTGCAGAACGGCCTTCCGCTGAGCTGACGCCGTCCGCTCGCGCCGGCCCCCGTCCATCTCGGTGGGTCAGTGCATCGCGCGCGGCGGCCAGGATGCGGTCGGAGAGGTCGGTGCCGGCGGTCGCCCGCGACAGCAGGAGCGCACCGACCATGGTGCTGACGGCGGCAAGGTCCGCTTCGCCACCTGCGGCCAAGCGGCGGGCGAAACCCTCAACCCCTGCCGCGTACGCTCGGCGCGTCTCCTCGCCGCCGGCCGCGCGCGCGATGTCCCCGCCGAAACCGGCCGATGGGCATCCGGTGCCAGGACGGTCGCGGTGGGCAGCGGAGAGGTACGCATCCAGAAACGCCTCCGGGCCGCCCGCCTCCGGGCCGCCCGCCCTCTGGTCATCGGCTTCCCCGGCGCCGGGTTGCCGGCCGCTCGGGCCGGAGCCGGGGCTGTCGAGAGCTGCGGCCTGTTCCGCGAAGGCCTGCGTGACTGCCTCGGCGACCAGAGCGTCCTTCGACGCGAAGTGCTTGTAGAAACCGCCATGGGTGAGGCCCGCCTCGGCCATCACGTCGGCGACGCTGACCCCGGCCACGCCGCGCTCGCGGAAGAGGCGGGCCGCCGTGGTGACGATGCGCGAGCGGTTCTGTGCGGCCTGCGCCTGCGATACCCGTCCCATGGCCGCAACTATAGATGAGGTGTGTCATCTATTACCTGGCGCTCGTTAGATGATGCTCGTAATCTAAGCCGCATGGAACTCACCAACGCCATCGCCGTCGTCACCGGAGCCAACCGCGGGTTCGGTCGTCACCTCGCTGCCCAACTGCTCGAACGCGGCGCCAAGGTCTACGCCGCCGCCCGTGATCCGCGCAGCGTCGACCTGCCCGGCGCGATCCCGTTGCGGCTCGATGTGACCGATCCCGCCTCGATCGCGGAGGCCGCCCGGATCGCCGCCGACGCCACCCTGCTGATCAACAACGCCGGGATCGCCGCCGGGCAGTCGCTGCTCGACGGCGACCTCGACGGCATCCGGCAGGACATGGAGGTCAACTACTTCGGCACGCTGACCGTGACCCGGGCGTTCGCGCCGGTGATCGCCGGCAACGGCGGGGGAGCGGTGCTCAATGTGCTGTCCGTGCTGTCCTGGCTGCACCCGGCCGCAGCCGGGTCCTACTCGGCGGCGAAGGCGGCGGCCTGGGCGCTGACCAACGCGAGCCGGGAACTCCTCGCGCCGAGCGGCATCACGGTCACCGGGCTGCACGTCGCCTACATGGACACCGACATGGCCGCGAACGTCCCGGCCGACCGGAAGACCGATCCGGCGGTGGTGGCCAAGCTGACCCTGGACGCGGTGGCCCGGGGCGACGCCGAGGTGCTCGGCGACGAGGTGACCCGCGGGGTGAAGGCGGGGCTCTCCGGCCCGGCGGCCGCCTGACCAGCACCACCGCACGGACGGCGCGGCCGGCGAAAGCGGGGCCGGGTGAAAGCGGTCCGGGTGAAAGCGGGCCGGGTGAGAGCGGGCCGGGCGGGACCGGGGATGACGGCGGTTGCATCGGCGGGATTGAATGAACCCGGACGGTCGCCGGTGACCCGGCCGGCGGCACGCCACGACCTGTCGCCGACTCACGAGGTTCGCCCATGAGACGCAAAG is part of the Actinoplanes sp. NBC_00393 genome and harbors:
- a CDS encoding SDR family oxidoreductase; protein product: MELTNAIAVVTGANRGFGRHLAAQLLERGAKVYAAARDPRSVDLPGAIPLRLDVTDPASIAEAARIAADATLLINNAGIAAGQSLLDGDLDGIRQDMEVNYFGTLTVTRAFAPVIAGNGGGAVLNVLSVLSWLHPAAAGSYSAAKAAAWALTNASRELLAPSGITVTGLHVAYMDTDMAANVPADRKTDPAVVAKLTLDAVARGDAEVLGDEVTRGVKAGLSGPAAA
- a CDS encoding DHA2 family efflux MFS transporter permease subunit, which codes for MATFSGRWYALGALSLCTLAIGLDSTVLSVALPTLARDLEASTGDLQWFTNSYLLVLAAGLLPAGMLGDRYGRKKFLLGALVLFGAASLACAYAETAGQLTAARAVLGLGSAVIMALMGAVLTVLFDERERPRALSIWVTANALGVPLGPLLGGWLLDHFHWGAVFLINLPLVVLGLIAVAVLLPESYGDRRRRFDLLGVVLSATGLVALTYGIIEAGERGWTDPRALLTVALGVLALGALILWQRRAAAPLIDLELFRNRAFTGGTLFATIAGFAFFGLLFALPLLFQAVGGADALGTGLRLLPVIGGLLAGARVAGRLTARFGARPVIATGLAVMAAALFAGAATDAGTGYGYVAAWIAVAGVGLGFTMPPSMNAALGALTPERSGVGSGLIQALRQVGSAIGVAVLGTALNSAYRGALPASAPDAVRESVAAAPQFGDPALLDAARDAFAHGMSVSLLAAGAVAAVGAMLALVVLPRSRHDAPVLAESGV
- a CDS encoding PfkB family carbohydrate kinase, with amino-acid sequence MRILCVGLATVDLIQRVERLPGPDEKVQSASVEVAAGGPAANAAVTAAALGAEVTLVTAVGAHPLGDLIRADLTAHGVTLIDADPDTAEPPPVSAVTVLSATGERSIVSRNAGNRAVRVPERGLPEADLTLADGHHPVLAAAAARAARRLLVDAGSWRPIFAEIFRYAEVVACSADFRHPDAADQSDESTARAVAAPHVVVTHGAGPVRWFSDATTSGSIEVPRVTAADTAGAGDAFHGALAVALAGNDDLKTAIAYAIRVAGIRVAHPGPRAWLAHLR
- a CDS encoding acyl-CoA-like ligand-binding transcription factor codes for the protein MTAPPTSLRERKKAKTRAAIREHAMRMFEEQGYAQTTVDQIAEAAEVSPSTFFRYFPTKEDVVLVDDVDAVLIEGIRAQPAEVPPVEAILRAMRAVFADMSPETWEFERRRQRLVLGVPELRARMLQQMTDAIDLVAGVIAERAGLPADNFSARVTAGAAVGAMLSVLPSGGQVDGVTPADYQRLETALTLLQNGLPLS
- a CDS encoding TetR/AcrR family transcriptional regulator, whose product is MGRVSQAQAAQNRSRIVTTAARLFRERGVAGVSVADVMAEAGLTHGGFYKHFASKDALVAEAVTQAFAEQAAALDSPGSGPSGRQPGAGEADDQRAGGPEAGGPEAFLDAYLSAAHRDRPGTGCPSAGFGGDIARAAGGEETRRAYAAGVEGFARRLAAGGEADLAAVSTMVGALLLSRATAGTDLSDRILAAARDALTHRDGRGPARADGVSSAEGRSAAGSAPSPAAGNRPV